From one Halothece sp. PCC 7418 genomic stretch:
- the psaB gene encoding photosystem I core protein PsaB, with protein MATKFPKFSQDLAQDPTTRRIWYGIATAHDFESHDGMTEENLYQKIFASHFGHIAIIFLWTSGTLFHVAWQGNFEQWIKDPLNVSPIAHAIWDPHFGEAAVDAFTQAGASNPVNIAYSGVYHWFYTIGMTTNGDLYQGAVFLLLLSAVFLFAGWLHLQPKFRPSLSWFKSAEHRLNHHLAGLFGVSSLAWAGHLVHVAIPESRGQHVGWDNFLSVKPHPAGLGPFFSGNWGVYAQNPDTANHIFGTSEGAGSAILTFLGGFHPQTESLWLTDMAHHHLAIAVIFIIAGHMYRTNFGIGHSIREMLDSKKGLIGGQSEGQFNLPHQGLYDTLNNSLHFQLALALAALGTVTSLVAQHMYSLPPYAFIARDYTTQAALYTHHQYIAGFIMVGAFAHGAIFLIRDYDPEQNKGNVLDRVLQHKEAIISHLSWVSLFLGFHTLGLYVHNDVVVAFGTPEKQILIEPVFAQFVQSAHGKALYGMDALLSNADSVASNAGAAWLPGWLDAINSGDNSLFLTIGPGDFLVHHAIALGLHTTTLILVKGALDARGSKLMPDKKDFGYSFPCDGPGRGGTCDISAWDAFYLAVFWMLNTIGWITFYWHWKHLGIWQGNVAQFNESSTYLMGWLRDYLWLNSAQLINGYNTYGMNNLSVWAWMFLFGHLVWATGFMFLISWRGYWQELIETIVWAHERTPLANLVRWKDKPVALSIVQARLVGLAHFAVGYILTYAAFLIASTSSLFG; from the coding sequence ATGGCAACCAAATTTCCAAAATTTAGCCAAGACCTTGCTCAAGATCCAACAACACGTCGGATTTGGTACGGGATTGCTACGGCTCATGACTTTGAAAGCCATGATGGCATGACTGAGGAGAATCTTTATCAAAAGATTTTTGCTTCTCACTTTGGTCACATCGCCATTATCTTTCTCTGGACTTCCGGCACCTTATTCCACGTTGCTTGGCAAGGTAATTTTGAACAGTGGATTAAAGACCCCTTAAACGTAAGTCCGATTGCTCACGCAATTTGGGACCCTCACTTCGGTGAAGCTGCAGTTGATGCTTTCACGCAAGCCGGCGCTTCTAACCCAGTGAATATTGCTTACTCTGGTGTTTATCACTGGTTCTACACCATTGGGATGACCACCAACGGCGATCTATACCAAGGCGCAGTCTTCTTATTATTACTCTCGGCTGTGTTCTTATTCGCTGGCTGGCTTCATCTCCAACCGAAATTCCGTCCCAGTCTCTCTTGGTTCAAGAGTGCTGAACATCGCCTCAACCACCACTTAGCGGGTTTATTTGGCGTAAGTTCTCTGGCTTGGGCGGGTCACTTGGTTCACGTGGCAATTCCTGAGTCTCGTGGTCAGCACGTCGGTTGGGATAACTTCCTCTCGGTGAAGCCTCACCCAGCTGGTTTAGGACCTTTCTTTAGCGGTAACTGGGGTGTTTATGCCCAAAATCCTGATACTGCTAACCACATCTTTGGCACGTCTGAAGGTGCAGGATCTGCAATCTTAACCTTCCTCGGTGGTTTCCATCCTCAAACGGAATCTCTGTGGTTAACCGATATGGCGCACCACCACCTCGCGATCGCGGTAATTTTCATCATTGCCGGTCATATGTATCGCACCAACTTTGGTATCGGTCACAGCATCCGCGAAATGCTCGATTCCAAAAAAGGTTTAATCGGTGGTCAAAGCGAAGGTCAGTTTAACCTGCCTCACCAAGGACTCTATGACACTCTTAATAACTCCTTACACTTCCAGCTTGCCCTTGCCCTGGCTGCGTTAGGAACCGTTACTTCCCTGGTGGCGCAGCATATGTATTCCCTACCGCCTTATGCCTTTATTGCGCGGGATTACACCACTCAAGCTGCCCTTTATACCCACCACCAGTACATTGCAGGTTTCATTATGGTCGGTGCGTTTGCTCACGGGGCAATCTTCTTAATCCGTGACTACGATCCCGAACAAAATAAAGGAAACGTGCTTGATCGCGTTCTCCAACATAAAGAGGCGATTATCTCCCACTTAAGCTGGGTTTCCCTCTTCTTAGGATTCCACACCTTAGGACTCTACGTTCACAACGACGTTGTAGTTGCCTTTGGTACCCCTGAGAAACAAATTCTCATTGAGCCTGTGTTTGCCCAGTTTGTGCAAAGCGCACACGGTAAAGCCCTCTATGGCATGGATGCACTGCTCTCTAATGCAGACAGTGTTGCTTCTAATGCTGGTGCTGCTTGGTTACCAGGTTGGCTCGATGCGATCAACAGTGGCGATAACTCCTTATTCCTCACTATTGGACCTGGAGACTTCTTAGTTCACCACGCGATCGCGCTCGGACTCCACACCACCACCTTAATTCTGGTCAAAGGTGCTTTGGATGCCCGTGGCTCTAAACTCATGCCCGACAAAAAAGACTTCGGTTACAGCTTCCCCTGTGACGGTCCGGGTCGGGGCGGTACTTGCGACATCTCCGCTTGGGATGCCTTCTACCTCGCCGTCTTCTGGATGTTAAACACCATTGGTTGGATTACCTTCTACTGGCACTGGAAACATCTCGGCATCTGGCAAGGAAACGTTGCTCAGTTCAACGAATCCTCCACGTATCTCATGGGTTGGCTTCGTGATTACCTGTGGCTCAACTCTGCTCAGTTAATCAACGGTTACAACACCTACGGCATGAACAACCTTTCCGTCTGGGCTTGGATGTTCCTCTTCGGACACCTCGTTTGGGCAACTGGTTTCATGTTCCTCATCTCTTGGCGCGGTTACTGGCAAGAATTGATTGAAACCATCGTTTGGGCACACGAGCGCACTCCTCTGGCGAACCTCGTTCGTTGGAAAGACAAGCCCGTTGCTCTCTCCATCGTGCAAGCGCGTTTAGTTGGATTAGCTCACTTCGCAGTCGGTTACATCCTGACTTACGCTGCCTTCCTCATTGCCTCAACTTCCTCATTGTTTGGTTAA
- the psaA gene encoding photosystem I core protein PsaA yields the protein MTISPPENEEKVRVAVDKDPVPTSFEKWGKPGHFDRSLSKGPKTTTWIWNLHADAHDFDSQGNLEDISRKIFSAHFGHLAIIFVWLSGMYFHGARFSNYEAWLGDPTNIKPSAQVVWPIVGQEILNADVGGGFQGIQITSGFFYLWRASGFTNSFQLYCTAIGALVMAGLMIFAGWFHYHKRAPKLEWFQNVESMLNHHLAGLLGLGCLSWAGHQIHVSLPVNKLLNSGVAAEDIPLPHQFILDRSLMAELYPSFEQGLKPFFTLNWGEYADFLTFKGGLNPTTGGLWLSDTAHHHLALAVLFIIAGHMYRTNWRIGHSIKEILEAHKGPLTGEGHKGLYEILTTSWHAQLAINLAMLGSVTIIVAQHMYAMPPYPYLATDYPTQLSLFTHHMWIGAFLIVGAGAHGAIFMVRDYDPAKNVNNLLDRVLRQRDALISHLNWVCIFLGFHSFGLYVHNDTMRALGRPQDMFSDNAIQLQPIFAQWVQNLHTIAPGGTAPNAIEPASYAFGGDVVAVGGKVAMMPIELGTADFMVHHIHAFTIHVTVLILLKGVLYARNSRLIPDKSELGFRFPCDGPGRGGTCQVSGWDHVFLGLFWMYNSLSIVIFHFSWKMQSDVWGTVSPDGTVSHITSGNFATSAITINGWLRDFLWGQAANVINSYGSALSAYGLLFLGAHFIWAFSLMFLFSGRGYWQELIESIVWAHNKLKVAPAIQPRALSIVQGRAVGVAHYLLGGIVTTWAFFLARIIAVS from the coding sequence ATGACAATTAGTCCTCCGGAAAATGAGGAAAAGGTCAGGGTAGCAGTGGATAAAGATCCAGTTCCAACTTCTTTCGAGAAGTGGGGTAAGCCTGGACACTTTGACCGCTCCCTGTCCAAAGGACCCAAAACCACAACTTGGATTTGGAATTTACACGCAGACGCACACGACTTTGATAGTCAAGGCAATTTAGAAGATATTTCGCGCAAAATTTTTAGTGCGCACTTCGGTCACTTAGCCATCATCTTCGTTTGGCTCAGTGGAATGTATTTTCACGGTGCTCGCTTCTCCAACTATGAGGCTTGGTTAGGCGATCCCACCAATATCAAACCGAGCGCCCAAGTCGTTTGGCCCATTGTTGGTCAAGAAATCTTGAACGCAGATGTCGGCGGTGGCTTCCAAGGAATTCAGATTACGTCTGGGTTCTTCTACCTCTGGCGAGCGTCGGGTTTCACCAACAGCTTCCAACTCTATTGCACCGCGATTGGTGCATTAGTCATGGCAGGGCTGATGATCTTTGCTGGGTGGTTCCACTATCACAAACGTGCTCCGAAACTGGAATGGTTCCAGAATGTGGAGTCCATGCTGAACCACCACCTCGCTGGTTTACTTGGGTTAGGCTGTTTATCCTGGGCTGGTCACCAAATTCACGTTTCTTTACCCGTGAATAAACTCCTGAACTCGGGAGTGGCTGCTGAGGATATCCCGTTACCCCACCAATTTATTTTGGATCGGAGTTTGATGGCAGAACTCTATCCCAGTTTTGAGCAAGGTTTAAAACCCTTCTTTACCCTCAACTGGGGAGAATATGCTGACTTCTTGACCTTCAAAGGTGGGTTGAACCCGACCACTGGTGGTCTCTGGTTATCTGACACCGCACACCATCACTTAGCCCTCGCGGTTCTGTTTATTATTGCGGGTCATATGTACCGCACCAACTGGCGCATTGGTCACAGCATTAAAGAAATCTTAGAAGCGCATAAAGGCCCCTTAACCGGTGAAGGACACAAAGGTCTTTATGAAATCCTGACCACTTCCTGGCACGCTCAGTTAGCAATCAACTTAGCAATGCTCGGTTCGGTCACGATTATTGTGGCGCAGCATATGTATGCGATGCCTCCCTATCCCTATTTGGCGACGGATTATCCGACCCAATTGTCTCTATTTACTCACCATATGTGGATTGGGGCCTTCTTAATTGTGGGTGCTGGTGCACACGGTGCAATCTTCATGGTCAGAGACTACGATCCAGCGAAGAATGTTAATAACTTACTGGATCGGGTATTACGTCAACGGGACGCACTCATTTCTCACTTAAACTGGGTTTGCATTTTCCTCGGCTTCCATAGCTTTGGACTTTATGTCCACAACGACACCATGCGTGCGTTGGGTCGTCCGCAGGATATGTTCTCCGATAATGCGATTCAACTGCAACCGATTTTCGCACAGTGGGTTCAAAATCTTCATACCATCGCACCGGGTGGCACTGCTCCCAACGCGATCGAGCCTGCAAGTTATGCCTTTGGTGGCGATGTTGTAGCAGTTGGCGGTAAAGTTGCCATGATGCCCATTGAGCTTGGCACAGCCGATTTCATGGTCCATCACATCCATGCCTTTACCATTCACGTTACCGTTCTGATTCTCCTGAAAGGGGTATTATATGCGCGTAACTCCCGCTTGATCCCCGATAAATCTGAACTCGGATTCCGCTTCCCTTGCGATGGTCCAGGTCGCGGTGGGACTTGCCAAGTTTCTGGTTGGGACCATGTATTCCTCGGCTTATTCTGGATGTATAACTCCCTCTCGATTGTGATTTTCCACTTTAGCTGGAAGATGCAGTCGGATGTTTGGGGAACGGTTTCTCCAGATGGCACGGTATCTCACATTACCTCTGGTAACTTTGCGACTAGTGCGATTACCATTAATGGCTGGCTCCGCGACTTCCTGTGGGGACAAGCAGCTAACGTCATTAACTCCTATGGTTCGGCACTGTCTGCTTATGGACTACTGTTCCTCGGAGCGCACTTTATCTGGGCATTTAGCTTGATGTTCTTGTTCAGTGGTCGTGGCTATTGGCAAGAATTAATTGAGTCAATTGTCTGGGCTCACAACAAACTGAAAGTTGCTCCTGCGATTCAACCCCGTGCGCTTAGCATTGTGCAAGGACGTGCGGTGGGCGTTGCTCACTACTTGCTAGGAGGAATTGTTACCACTTGGGCGTTCTTCTTAGCGAGAATTATTGCCGTCAGTTGA